A single Anopheles arabiensis isolate DONGOLA chromosome 2, AaraD3, whole genome shotgun sequence DNA region contains:
- the LOC120894079 gene encoding apyrase-like, whose product MKQFRQLTVALVVAVALVSFAQAQQDGPLFPLTVIHFNDLYARYNQVNLEGFTCVGQERCQGGYPRQVSVVRQLQAEAENSLYVNSGGSFKGTLWYTVHRWEVVAAMLNVLPADAMTLGRFDFFHGLEGLNPFMEASETPIVLTNVDNSAEQSFINFERSVVVERSGRRIGILGVIRPDVSAIGNPGNLTFSDPVEAVREESARLAADGVDIVIVLSYYGHNSERRMARSCGPHVDLIVGGFSNTVLFNGDASDFPLEVEGDYPTVEFQPDGRRVLVVQAGSYGRLVGNLTLFFDEDGEIEQWEGNPVFLDASVPEDPAVMSALEPFRMEVETLGNRTVAVAEVDMSRQDCVTGECLLGTLITDSMVRAFFPVYNAIALQNRGGIRGDLQAGTVTYKQLFEVLPFENRLYSMLLRGIHIMRVLEYSVSTATVSNGTVQAWDLLQVSGLRATYRINNPPGRRLVSLEVLCQQCSGEVYEPVNPFREYRVVVSEFLAEGGDLFATFPRDGMDLQQGPIDLEAFEEYVERRSPLRDETGGRIRFVF is encoded by the exons ATGAAGCAGTTCAGGCAGCTAACGGTGGCCCTTGTGGTAGCGGTGGCTTTGGTGAGCTTCGCCCAAGCTCAACAAGATGGACCACTGTTCCCGCTGACCGTTATCCATTTCAACGACCTCTACGCACGGTATAACCAGGTGAACCTGGAAGGTTTCACCTGTGTTGGACAGGAACGGTGCCAGGGCGGCTACCCGCGCCAGGTGAGCGTCGTCCGTCAGCTGCAAGCGGAAGCAGAAAACTCACTCTACGTGAACTCTGGCGGAAGCTTTAAGGGTACGCTCTGGTACACCGTACACCGCTGGGAGGTCGTAGCAGCCATGCTGAACGTACTGCCAGCCGATGCTATG ACGCTTGGTCGATTTGATTTCTTCCACGGACTCGAGGGTCTGAACCCTTTCATGGAGGCATCGGAAACGCCCATCGTACTCACCAACGTAGATAACTCGGCTGAACAGTCGTTCATCAACTTCGAGCGATCGGTAGTGGTCGAACGTTCAGGTCGTCGCATCGGCATTCTTGGCGTTATCCGGCCTGACGTGAGCGCTATCGGAAATCCAGGAAATCTAACCTTCAGCGATCCCGTGGAAGCTGTCCGGGAAGAATCGGCTCGCTTGGCTGCGGATGGTGTTGACATCGTGATAGTTCTCTCGTACTACGGCCATAATAGCGAGCGAAGAATGGCTCGTAGCTGTGGTCCACACGTGGATTTGATTGTGGGAGGGTTCTCAAACACGGTTCTATTCAATGGCGATGCTTCCGATTTCCCATTGGAGGTCGAGGGCGACTACCCCACGGTCGAGTTCCAGCCCGACGGACGCCGTGTGCTGGTAGTGCAGGCAGGCTCGTACGGACGCTTAGTAGGCAATCTGACGCTCTTCTTCGACGAGGACGGTGAGATCGAACAATGGGAAGGCAATCCAGTGTTTCTTGATGCCAGCGTACCTGAAGATCCGGCCGTTATGTCAGCGCTGGAGCCGTTCCGCATGGAGGTGGAAACGCTTGGAAATCGTACGGTCGCCGTGGCGGAGGTAGATATGTCTCGACAGGATTGTGTGACGGGAGAGTGTTTGCTTGGCACGCTGATTACCGACTCCATGGTGCGAGCTTTCTTCCCCGTTTATAACGCTATCGCGCTACAGAACCGTGGCGGAATTCGTGGAGATCTTCAAGCCGGCACGGTAACTTATAAGCAGTTGTTTGAAGTGTTACCCTTTGAGAATCGGCTGTACTCGATGCTATTGCGTGGTATTCACATTATGCGCGTGTTGGAATACAGTGTCAGCACTGCGACAGTTAGCAATGGAACGGTTCAAGCTTGGGATCTGCTGCAGGTGTCCGGTTTGCGTGCTACGTACCGCATCAACAATCCACCGGGCCGCCGTTTGGTTTCACTGGAGGTGCTTTGCCAGCAGTGTAGTGGAGAGGTGTACGAACCGGTCAATCCGTTCCGAGAGTATCGGGTAGTCGTGTCGGAGTTCCTTGCGGAGGGTGGTGATCTGTTCGCAACGTTCCCTCGTGACGGTATGGATCTTCAGCAAGGACCGATCGATTTGGAAGCGTTTGAGGAGTATGTTGAGCGTAGATCACCGCTGCGGGACGAAACTGGTGGACGCATTCGGTTTGTCTTCTAA